Proteins encoded by one window of Amaranthus tricolor cultivar Red isolate AtriRed21 chromosome 4, ASM2621246v1, whole genome shotgun sequence:
- the LOC130809941 gene encoding uncharacterized protein LOC130809941: MQSSKQGTVSLDLLNLLQSKTTPIPPISFSVVVKNLFASVCEIPLGVIPFRYLGVPLSSKRLTAVECEHLALKMTSKIRSWQVRNLSYATRLQLGSALLMNITNFWCQLFVLPKKVFQQVNAICRAFLWHV, encoded by the exons ATGCAGAGTTCAAAACAAGGCACTGTTTCATTAGATTTGCTCAACCTATTGCAATCAAAAACTACTCCTATTCCCCCAATCA GTTTCAGCGTTGTTGTGAAAAATTTATTTGCTTCTGTTTGTGAAATCCCATTGGGTGTCATACCTTTTAGGTATTTGGGTGTTCCTCTCTCTTCAAAAAGATTGACTGCTGTTGAATGTGAACATTTGGCTCTTAAGATGACTTCCAAAATCAGGTCTTGGCAGGTTAGAAATTTATCTTACGCAACGAGGTTGCAATTGGGATCTGCTCTACTAATGAATATTACGAATTTCTGGTGTCAACTCTTTGTTCTCCCTAAGAAGGTTTTTCAGCAAGTAAATGCAATTTGTAGAGCGTTTCTTTGGCATGTTTGA